In Oryzias melastigma strain HK-1 linkage group LG10, ASM292280v2, whole genome shotgun sequence, the genomic window ctGATTTCAGATGCTGGAAGCGTGTTCTCTGTGTGTCAGAGGGACATTTTTAGAGCAGATTCAGTCAAATCAAAAGTTGGTGTTCGCATAACAAACTGTCTCATTGATGGACAGTTATTTTTGTCCTTCTCTCCGCCCACTTTTCCTCCTAAATCTGTACCATATTCATGCaagtctgtttctttttttttttcatcgttGATGATGAAGCTGTGATCACAGATGACGCACATGCAAGGGAGGAACTTGTCACTGTGCACATGCTCCctaacacacacatacagcaCAGGCATGTACACATTCTTCATGTGACAGAGTTTGCGGGGTGCATCGAGTCTTTTCTGGGCTTAACGTGTGTCAGGAAGAGCTGGTGTGGgggattacattttttttaacaccttgCCTCAAAATATGACTGAAAAAGCCCCTTTTGAATTGCAAATGTACAAAATGAGCGACATTTTCAGTTAATTCAGCAGTGAATTCTACACATTTATGCCTTcagagaataataaaaaaaataaatcgttAGCATTCATCTTTTTCTGTCTCATCTGTGGTGAgatcttgtttgttttctgtagaGCAATGATCAAGCTTCTGACATACTGTCTCTTCCAAATCAGTCCTTATGGAGTCTCAAAGTGACGATTAGCTGTTTATGCTCCAACTTGTCATATCAAAATTAAGTTCTTCCTCATATTTGAGCAGTCCTGTGCAAGCTACTTCCAAACTGTAACACATATCAGATtactaaatgttaaattaaagtaattgcttactttgcaacatttttgccttataattttaatgaaatcctttttacattttacatttacacgACAGACTACTAAGAATATTCTTGTTGTAGAACAGTTGGAGGAGCATCCTCAGCATTAGTCagccataaaaatgaaaatatatgcTCTTTGcttggaaaaaagtaaaaaaaacagacacttaaTAGAGAATATGAGGTCTGTCTGTCCCAGAAagacaaaacaaccaaaacccaataaaaacagattaaagtaCTACACAAAGTAATGCACAACACTGGACGGATGCATATTGGTTTTGTGAAAAAACGTGATGAGACACACTTATTGGGaagaccaaaataaaatgtttggagGTCTTTGGGAGCAAATACTAAATTTGGCTCGGTAATAGAAGTTAAAATAGAagtaaaatagcttaaataGACTgattacaaacagaaaaaatcaattCTACCATCTTTTATGTTAATTCTACATGATCTGGCTGCTTTATACAAAAACTCTCCGGGCAATTAGTCTGTTGTAACATACAAGTTAATGTAAATATCCCTCAGAATTCATATGGAATGTCTTACACTACTTTGATGTTTCTGAAACTATAAGGTTTCtgttatacaaaaaaaaaggtggtgGGATTTTCTTTGTGGAAACTTTTCTTCaattaaaatatagtttattgtttttgttttactcttaATTTCACCccaaaaaatagtcattttggcaatcttttcttctcctttaaACTCCCAAGTGCTTggacagaacattttaaatgttttttttaatctgtatttACAGAAGAACAACAGTTATACAGTTCAAAAGACATCTACCACTATAGAACAGAGTTACTCTACTTTAAGTCTGTCCTTGAATTGATTCAacgcaaaaaatgaaatgaacaaaatgaaattaatatCTTGTCATTTAAGTCCAGTAGTCTGTGTAGAGATTTAAGATGCtttaatacaaatattcatAAAAGGAACAAGAACACAgtaaacagaaaacatgagTGTAGTAAATCCAAATTTTATTTTCCCAGATGTAGCGTAAACATGAACAGGAAAGGCTTTATTGTGGTACTCCTCACTGCCTGTAGGTGGCACTGTTTCCCATCAACAAGGCTGCCAGATCTCAACATAAATTccctaaacatttaaaaatgtatgatagTAACAATGCATAtgataaaaatagtaaattatgCTTAGGACATTGTTTACAGGATGCTTTTCCTAAccttaaaaacagactttttggCAAAAGAAAATCCCTTTTAAGACCAACGTTTTTCAAGTAGAAAAAAAGCTCCtacataaatacaattattagtGCAGGTTAATCTTTTTTAATAGTGAATATTTTGTTCAGcctgttagtttttttattagttctCCATGAGGCCAGCAGGTGGCAGAGTTCCACTTCAGTCAGTCAAGCATATTTCTGTATTTCTCTGTGTTCTAAAAAATGCTACTCCTCTATCTGAACCACAATCTAGACATCCCTTATCATTTCACAATATTCAACAGTTATTTGATTTCAAAAAGTATTCAAGCATAACTTCAACAGATGGTGCTGCAATCAAAAATCCATCTTCCACTTTTGGCACGTTTTTTCCCCCATAATGTCCTTCTAAGGGTCAGTGACTACTATGcactatgcaaaaaaacaaacatgtaatgCATGACtttcagtcaaataaaaaacgtgtaaaaaatataaatgacacagttataaaaaatacaacattaaaaagaaaaacgccCAAAAGGCTTGTTATAGCACCACATGACTGACTGTAATACTTAGCTGCAggcataaagaaaaactcacaatCAGCTAAAATtctttttgaaaagtaaaaatgaaaagtgaaacactgaaaatgtaggaaaactaacaacaataaaatgatcaaagctGCATCCTCCATGGCTGCAGGTATTTCAAACATGTTCCTTCCCGGTCCCTTTTCAATCCCTTACAAAAACAAATGGGTTTTGGATTGCAGTACCATGTTGTAACATTTAGGGGAATCTACAGGCAGTTTAAACCTGTTTATTCCGTTCATTTTCCAGCTAAACATGTTGAAGTGCATATACTGATGTGTTAAAAGGCTAATTGTGTCCATTTAAGAGGAGGTAGTGGTGTCTCTGCTCTTGGATCGCTGAGAGGCCAGACGTCGACAGTGCAGGTACACAGACAGGGGGTGGATGAAGGCCAACAGGCTGAGAAGTGTTAGACCAATGTTTACCTGCACACAGGTAAGAGGAAGAAATCGAGCAATCAAACGCATGTGTAGGAAGAGGACACCTCAAGAATCCGATTCTTACATATAAAGGATCTCCGTGCAGAGCTCCTTTCACCAGAGCAAAGCAAGGATACTGCAGAAGGGAGAAGACGGCGGACAGGGCCATGACCAAACCGTACAGCTTTCCAAAGTGACAAGAAGGAAATCTGCtcaggaataataaaaaacaacatagatGAGTGGCACTGTTACataaatgaaacacatttaaaaaaaattaaaatgtttggaaTACTTCCTTAGTTAACGTTTATGGAGAACTCGTTATAACAAAACTGCTGTTGATTAGTTTTTAAGAGTAATATAAGCTGTGTTTTGATAATTAtgtctttaaattcattttttttttgtctgcatcagCAGTTCTCAATCGCTAGGACATTAGCACTAATTTGAGGGTGAATCCCGTCATTTCTTTGGTAATCTATTTCATTAGTTCTaaatcgcaaaaaaaaaaaaaaaaaaaaattaatcaatttaacttatcttgaaattaaatatttttcagaggAAAATGAGAATCAAAAGAACCACCACTACAGGGCACGTGAATCTGGttaaaaactacttttgttCTGCATGAACCTAGTAAtacttaaaaatctttaaaaatgcttCAGAAATATTATAAGTTGCTAATTTTATTaatgatattttctttattctgcaGAGGAATTCAATATTTCATGTGAAACTGTCGTCTTTGCCTTTTAGACCAGAAATTTGACCCGTGTGTTTTAAGAATTCCAGAAcccaaaagataaaaatagtaaaacaaaagCTATTAAGGCTTCTTTTCATACATTTGAATGAGCCTGTAGTTATTCCTGAATAtcaacaatcttttttttaaagttttctcaaAAGCTCTCTCTGTTGGGCATGTGCACAGCTGCCATGTGATTCTGTCAGCTGAACATACTGACTCAGTACAGCATTTTGCCTCCCACTTGGTTGCATGTTGGTTCTCATGCAGAGTGATAATGATCACTTGTGTAGTTTGGGGCGGCAGACAGAGtaccaaaataaatgaaaaagtttcacAAACGGGTGCACTGGACTTTTCGAAGCGGGGCGCCGACCTCCTGTTATATAGCTGCTGAATCACACAACACAGGCAGATCACAAAAATAGCTAAGAACAGGTCACCCCCTCAACTAGCATGTTTCTGTTCTGACAGTTTGACCCCTGACAGCATTGGTAGTAATTATCACGACCAGACGACATCAAGAAAAGTGCTGAGATAAGTTGTTTTGACTGTTTGATCATCCCTTTGTGCACTCAATTTTTGTGATGTTTGGCAAATGTTGCTCTAAAAAgttcaatgtatttttgctccttATAGTCAACTTCTGTAATTACAGTAAATGATACGTTTTTAACAAGGTTTgaattacaaaaatgtattttattaataacataaacaacactttattgtcttctccaaaaaacaaaaaagtttctttaagcAGTTTTGTATGGAGATATAATAGTATCACCATGATttttagttcttgatttgttactcatacaatacattttgtccataagtacaaaaattatgaaataaaaatacagtttacacatgtacaacttaaaattaccactgcttaaaactaactacacgcacacatttctttaaaatttccACTTGAATCGCTTGTTAAGCACACATAACCatatttacgcacaaatctgagactcttttcacgtctccaagattcatctataagtgatgcgtttaaatgctgctagaatgataggtcatcagagttttctttttggctggtttaaacttaaattgtgaatattatctggcTAAACCTGACAGTTTCCTAATTTCTAAAACAGATATGGCATAAAAGGTATTGTATGAGATGTAGATCAGAAAttatgcatgcacaaatcagactgaatgtattttctttccatagATTTGCAGGGGCAAggaaaaatcatgaaaattcattttttcacattttatttaatttcttcttGAAGAGAGATTTGCTTTTTCATTGAAGCTAAGAAAGTTAAATCTGGTTCAGATGTGTAATTCctattccaatcatcttttgatccattttcaaagcgttcccagaagtcttttaaatatgattctgccatttttttcccaaaatccaaaaacctgtgttgttttctatgacatagtttctgcagggcgacAGGAGCTCATtcgaaattcacctctgagttgtgggtgggactgttggagTGGAGCTATCCAGAACATGACCAAACATGACAAAAGGTGAGCAATgttggagcaatccagccgtaGAGTTctgagctcagacgaggaaaacaaaaatgtacatggatctcttttttttatgtgaagcacTTCAAGCTGTACaatgctttttataaataaagtttgattagatttgatctatttgtctccaagtggaagcatcagaatggagcagagcaggaagcttgagCCCTAcagattgtagcttctacgtcacttCACAATTTGCATaaagacattttcagaaattgaattttaatcttaattttctttaaatttgtcctccatcatgagaaaaacgccacaaaaacatgtaaaaaaacaccaaaaacccaattatcgtttgagtgggtctttaaaggtcAGAATGGATTTGATAAGTTCTCTTTTTAGTTACAATGTCTTCGCTGAGATGAACTTTTCTCACGTTTTAAAACAGGTAGACTTGCTGAGAGCGggaattaacctttttttttttataaaattttagttttgacaccttttttttctgaaaggataatttttttgttactgCTTGTGACTAGAGACATTCGTGAGAAACAaacctttgtgtgtttgttgtgcgGCTGTTTGTTTACTACTCACGCGACACTCAGGAAAGCTGCGTTGCCTCCGTAGAGGAAGGACCGATTGAGCACCTGCAGGACGAAGGTGAGATACTGCAGCGGCAGGGAAGGGCTGGAGGCGCACACGGAGAACAGCACGCACTGCAGCGCCGTCAGGAACAGAGAAAGCACAGAGGCTCGCAGATCTGCCTCCTGCTCCGTCTCTCCtgtgaaaacacagaaatacgCAGCACacgctttaaaaaaagacacgGCAATTAAAACACACAGGAAAGAGACAACTCTACAACaatatgtgactttttttgtccttttaaaagaattttagttttagttttattaaatcagctaaaaatttgttcttttaattacaGGAATATTAAAAGAcgcacatttaaaaatatactgcATATGCATGTGAGGTTAGTCAAACCCCCCAGAGACAATACAATTTAGACATGGATGTTCAACACCACATTTTAgggaaaaatagaacaaaaactttatttatcatcAGTTgacataagtaaaaaaagaagtaagCACGTTATAAATttatacgaaaaaaaaaaagaatcaaaaaataaaatatttttctttctaatctAGTGAGCAAAAATAGTACTATTTAAATAAgtagtaaaatatgtttttgattatattaattttgttaatttttgctgctgaaaatgaaaagcatccatccatcccttttCTTAACCTGCTTTATCACTTATGGGGGTCACGGGGGTACCAGAGCCTTACCCGGCTACTGCGGGGTACATCCTAGACAGTTCACCAGCCCATCATAAAGTCTTTCATTTTctctaaattattttctttgtaagATGTCTTAGATTATagattaaacaattaaaaactagtacaaaatgaataaaatgttgaGCGAACCTGCAGCGCGAGGTCTGCTTTTGTGTCTGTCCATAATAAGACCATTCCAGGGGGCGCACAGCACGCCACACAGCTGGGTGACAGCGAAAGCATTGGTGTACTGGCTCACTGTGGGAACACAGCAAACATGGGACAGAATTAGATATACAACTAACATTAATACTATTAAATCACTCAttacttgttctttttttaaacattaaagcttttttcccAAATGAAAATCCATACTCTAAAAAGTGTTAAGATACTGGAGCTAACTTATGCATCAACAATTATGAATTCTTAAAGGCTTTAACGCTAGAGTGAAGCTTACCAAGTGAGGACTCTCCGGCGGTCAGCCTCTGCAGCATGGGGTTGAGGGTGCCGATGAACAGATAATGCCGGAGCTGCATCACTGACAACCACAGAAGGTGCCAGACAAAGAACCTGGACATCAAACACTCCCTGAAACTCCTCTCTGACAAAGGAGGAGGTCATACACAAACACAGGGGATGAGATCACGACAATAGGAAGAAAAATCTAGCAGATGGAATATGAGGTTTTAACCAGGTTGATGTGCAAACCTTGTTTCACTGGGGCATCCTTGGTGAGCGgtgtttcttctgctgttttatgGGGACTGTTTGTTGCTACTTCTGTCCCCGCTGTCTCAGATTTCCCACAATTCATCCTTTAAAATGAGATTATATGTAAACCACTATGTTTGTGTGCTTTGATTttgttatgattattattaaaatgtaggGGGATTTTCTTGGTTTTCCTCAAGCTAACTATTTTTGGATTTGTGGAGCATGTCAAATGTCAACTTTCTATCACATATTTTGATCTTAAAGCctgattttcttcttctcttcagAGTCTTGAACACTTGTAAACAGTAAACAGCTTCACTAAAAATAAGGTCTCAAACTGAACATAGTCAAAAAGTAAAAgtcccaaaaaatgtaaaaaaataagaccaaacattgtaaaaaaaaaaataataataatataacttaaaattttgtacattttattttgtaaaagtaaTGACCAATGACTGGCAATTATTAGTGACAttcgaaatatgagacactattttttaataactctccgtttggagggctaaatgaaggggatgggagaggggaagaattcggattggacCTAAACTTTCATGTGAGGAGCTCTGATGTTAATGTCTGACAGTTGTATCATTTTAACAAAAGCTTCAATCTGCTTGAAACACTGAGCGTCAACTCACCACCCACAGTTAACAGGAGCCTTTAATTCTGTCACACGGCAGATGAATTGCAGAAACGTGATGTTACATCACTTCCTGCCAAACCGTGTTTCTACACTaactacaaaaagaaaaagaaaatgcttttagGGTTTGTGGTTCCTAATGTGACACAAACATGGAAAACTTTGGTTTTATTAACATCACTCTTAATAAGCCTTAAAACCACCGAATGGCTCCCAAGAACTGGATAACTGTAACGTGGTTTTATTGTCTTCTCTACTGTTTTTCAAAtctatttgtaaaaatgttgtaaaaaaccTTGTATATTTATAGCTATCATTTTCACTTTGGAGGTGATGTGactgttattctttttttttaaaccagtctTGATGATCCGTTCTCACCCGTAGGTGTAGTGATCCGGTAGCGGGTAAGGAATGAATTTCCTGGGCAGCAGGAACACAGTTCTGAGGACGTGGACGATGCTGCAGGCAGACAGAAAGAGGAAGGATCCTCGGAGAGAGATGCCAACCTCATGCAACAACTACAGGGAAACATGAAATATTGTTAGCACTATGGTAGTTCTGAATAGACGTCGTCGGTTTGTATTTGCCACCTTGATGATGAGGAAGAGGGCTGAGGAGGAATCGAAGGCTCCATTGTAAAGAGTGATGATTGTGGAGCGACGTGAGCCGAACAAGTTTCCAACCTTCAGggaggaaaaatgaaagaagaatgCTTTAATAAGTGCATGAAAGGATGTTTCCTTGAGACTGGCTCTTGTGGAGAAACACTTGAGGATTAAGGTTCAAGGCAAAATCACTGTTTGTTCTGAAAATGACCTTAATTTAGGAAGTTTGTTAAGGACAGATGAGAATATCTGCTTAGTAGGAGAACATgaaataatactaataaaaaaaacatagaacagatcaattttctattaaaatgcaCCATCGCCAAGTTAGTTGGTTAGTGGTCCTGGATCATAGCTCCTCATCTTTTGCTAACGTAGCCCAGATGGTGAcacacagagaaaaagaaaacaaaaagcacataaaaacttttaacaGTTTCCAtctattcaggaaaaaaaaatcctgattcaTTTTATTGCAGTCCAACCCTCATCAgcatcagagtttttttttaatcttctgtgAATAGAAACCAAATGAATCATTAGGCGTTGGCTGTATTTTACAAATACCAGTCTCTGAATAACTAAGGCATTCTCCATCCATTTAACAGAAACACTGCTCGGAGCCCAGAGGTTTCAGACTATAATGTCAGGGTCTGGTCTTTCGGGATTTACTTAAGCcatcaattactttttttataaagtatatttgcatttctttaaaaaaattgtatacatttttacCACAATAAGACATTTTTGACAGTCAGAAGAATGCTTTTTCACAtccctacaaaaaaaaagaaaaaaagtccactGTGAATGATCCTTAAACAAAGCAAAGTagcattaagatttttttatttatttatacatctAATGCCTACCAagttatttatttcagttttatattttatatagatATTTATCTTCTTAGCcgtttgtccctttcggggtcactgGGCTGCCGGAGcttaacccggctactgatggtcaaaggcaggatacacccaggacaggtcgccagtctgtcacagggcctcaatcacacactcactcCTTGGGGCAATTTTTggggcatgtttttggacggtgggaagAAGtgtggagaaaacccacacaacATGCGAACACCACATAGAAATGTCACCAGTAGGTTGTTCTGTTTCAAGTccccagccgggacttgaacctggaccttcttgctgtgaggcaaaagtgctaaccactccaccaccgtgcagccattTATAGACATTATATAGTTACatattcaaaaaaagaaaaaaaaatgtagggaCCACGACTAAACTAACACTATAGAGAACTTCTATGAAAACGTGGTTTTATTAATTCTGAAAgtataaatgtgaaaaagaatGAAATGTAGCATcaaagatatgaaaaaaaaaaataaaaaaacaaacaaaacacaatctGACCATGCATGACTGGAACTTTGGACTGAAAGATGTTGAGAGGACTAATTAGATAAACGAATAACAGCGGTGGATCATTTCAAACTCCACTCTGGTGTCAATGTGAGAGAACAGGAACACAAAACAATTGGCTGAAACAGAAGACaaaccctcaacctaacattaccagtacaGTCAAGATGGTGGGCAATACTGGAAGTGTCCAGTTGTACaactttgagccagatgccggctcagacaaggaaaatgaaaacattaatcTATTtacgagtggatgcatcagaatggagcataGCATTTGTCCCGTCGCCATGGTTTCTAcctcacagctacaagcttattccaatttttcttctgctcctgattcacaacaatttgaaatactaagaaatggaACATTGAGCTCaatttttcttaatatgtgtCCCCCATCataggaaaaatgccacaaggacttgtcaaaaacaccaaaaacaacattttcattgcaGGGCGTCTTAAAAACCCATCTGACTTCATAAGGAACAGATAGAGAGAGTGTTGTTTTCACCCTCTTCAATATAACTGATGATTTCAACATCAGCAGGAGTGTTGAAATTCACCTCCGTAAAAACGTTTGCAGAATTTAGCAACAGCTGGAATAGAAACTCAGAGGAATTTCATTGAAAACACCAGCTGTagcttttgctttcaaaaatgtttgcattcaagaagattaaaatttaaaaattgttttaaagcaaaaaaaatccagatatgccagatagtgtttttatttaatgactaGTGACAGATCCTGATTAGTTTGATAGGAGGGTTTTGATGTTTGTCcgttattttttatgaaattgaCTTCAGTTTCTTTAGTTGTTTCACATCTGTTTAGTACATTTATGTGAAGAACATATTTTCTCCTAAGCATGACTAAATGTGATTGTGATGAGATCTACAGAAACTTTATCAAACTGAAAGCATCCCTCATCTTCATAAGTCATcggtgaaaaaacaaaaaaataaaaccatggtTCTGTACCTGCATGTTTGTCATCAGAATCAAAATTCCTCCAACAGCCAGGAGGGAAAGAGCTGGGAAGAGCAGGTAATCCAGAGCTGACAGGATGatgaaaagattaaattaaCCATATCAAACTCATGAActgtcatttattatttaaaaaaaaaacagtgtttcacCTGCAGTAGAGAAGGACACCATCAAGGTACCCATTGTGTAAAGAAATCTgtagaaaaacagcagaaagacaAACTTTCAGAACTGCAGGCAGAAACATGCAAGACGAGAACGCCAGAATCAACTATAATCCCTCAGCCGACTTTAATTTCCTCCTGTTTTTACTAGGATGAACACACTTTatcctaaaacaaaaagaccCCTATGTTTTCAGTCTTTGCATACTTTGGTTAGTTATTTTCCCACCTCCTTACTCTTTTCATTCAAACACAGAAAGCAGTTTTAGTGGctacaaaataacaaattaatttaattacaaATATCAACTTTAGGAAGATGGAAGTTACAACATTTTTCACCGCCATGTTTTAACTCAGTTTAAGCAAACTTGAAAGTGTGAATTTGTTGAATTTTACTCCTTGGATCTcatgtaaatcattttttttaatagattattATCATGCTCTGTTCTGTTGCTGCTCAGACACCAAAACTACTTCAAAGGCCACCTTTTGTTGTGTGCTTCTTCCTTTCCTGCTCCTTGCTGTGCAAcctcttcctctttctttgAGAGGCACAAACTGTATATTTGTTCACATGCACAACAATAATACAAATGAATAGCAACTGCaacaatgaaacttttttttggctccacCCTGGGAGGAAAATCATCTGGAAATAAAACctgcaattttttaaatccaaaactaGCAGAAACACtgatacattttagaaaaacttctgcattaatgatttatttttaacataaagcctaagctttttacttttttggtaaGTTTCAACCCTAACTCCACATTCAATCAGAACTCAAACTCTACACAAATGAATGTATCTgccaaacatttataaaacaaggAAGAACATCTCTGGTTTTAATCTTAGCCATTTCGGTGCAACCTTCCTCGCTGGTCTGGTGTAGTCAGGAAAAGATTACATA contains:
- the slc43a3b gene encoding solute carrier family 43 member 3b translates to MPEPESKLSVQRGLTFITGLVECLCFAGAVFGWASLVFVLKEEGYFISMCVNTTTVNGTQSLDCSAQDEQFSLVFTIASFLNNFLTLPNGFLFDRFGTTVARLFGIFLYTMGTLMVSFSTAALDYLLFPALSLLAVGGILILMTNMQVGNLFGSRRSTIITLYNGAFDSSSALFLIIKLLHEVGISLRGSFLFLSACSIVHVLRTVFLLPRKFIPYPLPDHYTYGMNCGKSETAGTEVATNSPHKTAEETPLTKDAPVKQERSFRECLMSRFFVWHLLWLSVMQLRHYLFIGTLNPMLQRLTAGESSLVSQYTNAFAVTQLCGVLCAPWNGLIMDRHKSRPRAAGETEQEADLRASVLSLFLTALQCVLFSVCASSPSLPLQYLTFVLQVLNRSFLYGGNAAFLSVAFPSCHFGKLYGLVMALSAVFSLLQYPCFALVKGALHGDPLYVNIGLTLLSLLAFIHPLSVYLHCRRLASQRSKSRDTTTSS